In Kwoniella dendrophila CBS 6074 chromosome 7, complete sequence, the following proteins share a genomic window:
- a CDS encoding calcium-binding protein NCS-1, which translates to MGKSQSKLSADDLADLQKNTYFDKKELQQWYKGFLKDCPSGQLNKEEFKKIYKQFFPFGDPSQFADYVFNVFDEDKSGTIEFKEFICALSVTSRGRLDEKLKWAFQLYDINQDGFITYDEMLQIVRSIYKMTGQMVQLPEDEDTPEKRVDKIFRNMDMNKDARLTFDEFKEGSKQDPTIVQALSLYDGLV; encoded by the exons ATGGGTAAATCACAATCCaaattatcagctgatgatCTTGCTGATCTCCAGAAGAACACTTACT TTGATAAGAAG GAGCTGCAACAATGG TACAAAGGTTTCTTGAAGGATTGTCCAAGTGGTCAACTTAACAAAGAGG AGttcaaaaagatatataagcaGTTCTTCCCGTTCGGTGACCCTTCTCAATTTGCGGACTACGTGTTCAAT gtttttgatgaagataaatcaggtaCAATCGAATTCAAG GAATTCATCTGTGCTTTATCAGTAACATCGCGAGGAAGACTTGACGAGAAGTTGAAAT GGGCTTTCCAACTATACGATATCAACCAAGATGGATTCATCACATACGATGAAATGTTACAAATTGTTAGATCAATCTATAAGATGACAGGTCAAATGGTACAGTTACCAGAAGATGAGGATACACCTGAGAAG CGTGTCGACAAAATTTTCCGAAATATGGATATGAACAAAGATGCTAGATTAACATTTGATGAATTCAAGGAAGGGTCCAAACAAGATCCCACAATTGTACAG GCGCTATCTCTGTATGATGGTCTTGTatag